From Halodesulfovibrio sp.:
ATTCGCGGCTTATGCACCATGAACTTTGTATCCAGTACACATACTATTTGTCGTTACCTCTTTTATGGCAACGCAATGTAATCATCCAAAAAAATTTCTATCACTCAACTCCGCGGTCAAGGGGGCGTCCCCCTTGCGGGGGTGCAGGGGGCAGCGCCCGCCTGCCCCTCGGAGAGTCGTCGAAGACCCGTCGGAGACCCTTGCGAGTCATCAAAAAATTATGACAAAACCTATCACAGGAACTTTTACATTTCCGGCGAACGAACCAGCGTTGCAAGATCATTTTCCTGACAGCCCTGTTATTCCGGGTACGCTTATCATTCACAGCTTTGTGGATGAAGTACGCAGCCACATGCCAGAGGCAACTTTGGGTATACGCAAATTCCGATTCAAATCGTTCATTACGCCAGATTCGTATGCATATCGCATCGAACCGAAGCCTTTCGGGTATGCTTGCACCTTATTCAAGGGGACGGAAAAAGCTGTGACTGGTCGGATTGTTGTTGAAAGTAACGGAGGTAGTGATGCGTAATATTCCCATGCATTTTTCTGGAAACCATGCCTGTATCCTTGGTGCATCTTCTGGACTGGGAATGGCTGTAGCGCAACTACTCTCTGATGCAGGATTCCGACTAACCCTTTCTGCATGCTCGCACGATGGATTAGAACGCATTGCATCTGCCTTCCCAGAAGCCACTGTTGTTGAACTTAATTTAGAAACTGTAGCTCGAAGTGCTGATACCGAGCAGCAATCACAACTCAGGAATATTGATTCTCCCGACTACCTTGTCGATTGTATGCAAAGCGATTTTGAAGCTTTTATTTCAGGGGCAGAACCTGCACGCATTGCACAGTACATGGAAACTAATATTTCCGGCAGAGCTATTTGTCTCAGACATCTCTCGCGATTGATGCTGGCGAAACGGTTCGGGCGTTGTGTGTTTATATCTTCAACGGCTGCGGCTCTGCCTAACGCAGGGCAAGGTTTTTATGCGGCGGCGAAACTGGCTGGAGAAGCTCTATATCAGAACCTTGGAGTCGAACTTGGCGGGCGCGGTGTCACAAGCTGTTCTTTCCGTATTGGGTATGTTGAGAGCGGCAGAGGCGCGACGTTTCTTGAAAAGAATCCGCAAGCAGTTCAGCGCAGCCCTGCAAAACGAGCAATGACGCCAGATGAAATTTCTCACACGGTTGCTTTTTTACTAAGCGACGCTGCACATATGATTAACGGAACAACCGTCACAATGGACGGCGGACTTACCGCCTGCAAATAAGGATGCACGATGTCTATTTTCACTCAAGTACAGGATATAATCGCAGAGGTTCTGGAAATCGAACCTGAAGAAATCACCATGGAAAGCTATGTCATGCGCGACCTGCCGACAGAATCCATTGACCTGATGGAGTATGGGGTTGGGTTTGCGAGCAAATGCGGAGTGCCTATCCACGATGACATCATCTTTCTACAATCACTTAGAATGCATATAGCAGAAGCTGAAGAAAAAGGTTTAGATACCATTGAACATATCTCTGGTATATACCCACATCTGTCTTCGGAGCGTTTATCCGCAATGTTTGATACTATCGAGGATGGCCCTGTTTTACAGGTACGCGATATTGTCGCCTACATTCAACACGCAAACAGCATGTTATAATTTGTGATGAAGAATAGAGTAGTTATAACCGGATGCGGGTGTATCTCTTCTTTAGGCAATACTCCCGAAAGCATACGGGATACTGTTAGCATGGGGGAAGTAGCCTTTGCCCCAGCGCAAGACTTTGAAGGATACATAGTCTGCCCTGTTTCTTCTTTCGATCTTACAACATACACAGGACGTTGGAAAAACAAAAAATATCTCGCACGCGGTGCACAATTTGCCTTGGCTGCGGCAATTATGGCTGCAAAAAATAGTGAACTTGCTCCCGAACAGTTGGAACAAGCAGGACTTTTTATCGGTGTTGGACCGAATTTTGATATCAGTGCAGATTTTCACTCAATGCAAAACGGAGAGCTGGACAATCCAGACCTTGCGGCGCTGTGGATGCTTAAATATCTGCCGAACACTGCGGCAAGTGCTATAAGCCAATTTCTGCATATCCACGGTGAAAACTCCACTGTAGGGACAGCATGCTCAGCGTCTACTCAGGCGATTGGTGAAGCATTCCGCAAAATAAAGGACGGCTATACAACCATAGCGTTTGCTGGCGGTGGAGATTCCAGAATCTCACAAGGTGGTCTGCTCGCGTATAAAAAGGCACAGGCACTGTGGAGCAAAGGTGGTCATCCTTACGCTGCCTCCAGACCATTTGACGCAGCGCGTAGCGGATTCGTTGCAGGAGAAGGTGGCGCAATATTCGTACTGGAATCTCTAGAGCATGCTCAGGCTCGCGATGCACATATACTCGCAGAAATTTGCGGCTACGGTGCAACTATGGACGCGCATACAATGACAGCACCACATCCTGAAGGAATGTATGCAGAAAAAGCCGTTCGCGCAGCATTAACAGAAGCAAATATGCATCCTGAAGAAATTGAATTAATCGCAGCGCACGGCACATCTACTCTACTCAATGACCAGATGGAAGCTGCTTTGCTAGAACGCATTTTTTATAGCGATGAAACAATCAGTTCTCCGAAGGTTACAGCAATTAAGTCTTGGATTGGGCACTGCTCTGCGGCTTCCGGCGCAGTAGAATTAGGCATTTTGCTTGCGACGCTAGAACAAAAACAAGTTCCCCATGTGCGCAACCTGACAACACCATGCTCAAGCAACATTGAATTTGTTACTGAAAATTCAATATCTTCAGGTACAAATATCATACTTGAGAGTTTTGGTTTTGGCGGTCAAAACAGTGCGCTAGCTTTGCGTCTTTGGTGATTTATGCAACAGAATAAAACTATTCACTTCGGTGTAGAGCGATTCATTCTGCTTGATAGAATCATCAGTCATTCAGCTAAAGAACTAACAACTGAAAAAAATTTTATTGAAGCGCCTGCATATCTTGCGCTTGAA
This genomic window contains:
- a CDS encoding SDR family oxidoreductase, with the protein product MRNIPMHFSGNHACILGASSGLGMAVAQLLSDAGFRLTLSACSHDGLERIASAFPEATVVELNLETVARSADTEQQSQLRNIDSPDYLVDCMQSDFEAFISGAEPARIAQYMETNISGRAICLRHLSRLMLAKRFGRCVFISSTAAALPNAGQGFYAAAKLAGEALYQNLGVELGGRGVTSCSFRIGYVESGRGATFLEKNPQAVQRSPAKRAMTPDEISHTVAFLLSDAAHMINGTTVTMDGGLTACK
- a CDS encoding beta-ketoacyl-[acyl-carrier-protein] synthase family protein — its product is MKNRVVITGCGCISSLGNTPESIRDTVSMGEVAFAPAQDFEGYIVCPVSSFDLTTYTGRWKNKKYLARGAQFALAAAIMAAKNSELAPEQLEQAGLFIGVGPNFDISADFHSMQNGELDNPDLAALWMLKYLPNTAASAISQFLHIHGENSTVGTACSASTQAIGEAFRKIKDGYTTIAFAGGGDSRISQGGLLAYKKAQALWSKGGHPYAASRPFDAARSGFVAGEGGAIFVLESLEHAQARDAHILAEICGYGATMDAHTMTAPHPEGMYAEKAVRAALTEANMHPEEIELIAAHGTSTLLNDQMEAALLERIFYSDETISSPKVTAIKSWIGHCSAASGAVELGILLATLEQKQVPHVRNLTTPCSSNIEFVTENSISSGTNIILESFGFGGQNSALALRLW